From a single Bacillus alveayuensis genomic region:
- a CDS encoding uncharacterized protein (DUF779 family) (product_source=COG3564; cog=COG3564; ko=KO:K09959; pfam=PF05610; superfamily=89360), protein MKKVERVLVTEKAVDLIRKLKEQHGDLMFHQSGGCCDGSSPMCYRQGQFRVGKNDVLLGTIEQCPFYMSKAQYEYWKHTQIIVDVTEGRGASFSLEIPLGVRFIIRSRAFTDEELNRLNN, encoded by the coding sequence ATGAAAAAAGTCGAGCGGGTATTGGTCACAGAAAAAGCGGTGGATCTAATTCGTAAGCTTAAAGAACAACACGGAGATCTGATGTTTCATCAGAGCGGGGGATGCTGTGACGGTTCATCCCCCATGTGCTATCGACAAGGACAGTTTCGCGTCGGAAAAAATGATGTTTTGTTAGGAACGATAGAACAGTGTCCCTTTTACATGTCAAAAGCGCAATATGAGTACTGGAAACACACGCAAATTATCGTTGATGTCACAGAAGGACGCGGTGCTTCATTTTCTTTAGAAATCCCTCTTGGCGTTCGTTTTATCATCCGTTCCCGTGCTTTTACTGATGAGGAGTTAAACAGATTGAACAATTAA
- a CDS encoding putative nucleotidyltransferase (product_source=COG1708; cath_funfam=3.30.460.10; cog=COG1708; pfam=PF01909; superfamily=81301) — protein sequence MTEQIEPIIIEVLTETVSPYLIYLFGSTVAGHVHQDSDIDIAFLSDQKQLDHYERFMVAQKVASRLHRDVDLVDLKQASTVFQAQVVSNGKVIYCTNEQKKAEYEWRALKMYAKLNEERTEILRNINESGSIYEK from the coding sequence TTGACTGAACAGATCGAGCCAATCATTATTGAAGTGTTGACCGAAACGGTGTCCCCATATTTGATTTATTTGTTTGGATCAACGGTTGCAGGACATGTTCATCAAGACAGCGACATTGATATCGCTTTTCTCAGCGACCAAAAACAGTTGGATCATTATGAACGATTTATGGTTGCGCAAAAAGTGGCATCCAGACTGCACCGGGACGTCGATCTTGTGGACCTCAAACAAGCAAGCACTGTGTTTCAGGCGCAAGTGGTCAGTAACGGCAAAGTCATCTATTGTACAAATGAACAGAAAAAAGCAGAATATGAATGGAGAGCCTTGAAGATGTATGCAAAATTGAATGAAGAACGCACGGAAATCTTGCGAAACATTAATGAAAGCGGGTCGATTTATGAAAAATGA
- a CDS encoding uncharacterized protein YutE (UPF0331/DUF86 family) (product_source=COG2445; cath_funfam=1.20.120.580; cog=COG2445; pfam=PF01934; superfamily=81593), producing MKNDVILNKMSVIERCIKRIHEEYENNPKNLENYTKQDSIILNLQRACEASIDLAMHMVAQKKLGLPQNSRDAFSLLEQHGIITPFLSQKMKAMVGFRNIAVHDYQEINLTILQKILDHHLIDFTEFTKAIFFYEQ from the coding sequence ATGAAAAATGATGTCATTTTAAATAAAATGAGCGTGATCGAGCGGTGCATAAAGCGCATTCACGAAGAATATGAAAACAACCCGAAAAATTTAGAAAACTACACGAAGCAAGACTCCATTATCTTAAATCTCCAACGAGCATGTGAAGCAAGCATCGACCTGGCGATGCACATGGTCGCACAGAAAAAGTTAGGCCTCCCCCAAAATAGTCGAGACGCTTTTTCTCTTTTAGAACAGCACGGCATCATCACTCCTTTTCTTTCACAAAAAATGAAAGCGATGGTCGGATTTAGAAATATCGCCGTTCACGACTACCAGGAGATCAATTTGACAATTTTGCAAAAAATACTTGATCACCATCTAATCGACTTTACCGAGTTCACGAAAGCGATTTTTTTTTATGAACAGTGA
- a CDS encoding fatty acid desaturase (product_source=COG3239; cog=COG3239; pfam=PF00487; superfamily=81321; transmembrane_helix_parts=Inside_1_29,TMhelix_30_49,Outside_50_53,TMhelix_54_76,Inside_77_154,TMhelix_155_177,Outside_178_186,TMhelix_187_206,Inside_207_210,TMhelix_211_230,Outside_231_376) produces the protein MKEFQTFGWYAKQISPLLPKEAFKPVPSRLFGGLAYLLVTFAGFLTIGLFDLHPFWYFMISIILGTSFAGLGFLGHEILHGTVVRKSWLRDLLGGIAFFPLCTGPKLWIKWHNVNHHVHTQDEELDPDAWPTLEKLTKSRFLRWIYKIPFQIRAFFAFCGLSVTFTIHSIKMLIHFLKDFHPKNRKVVLGQFIMPWATWITLLVVIGFEKWFFAFLLPLLIGNFIVMSYISTNHRLNPLVPVNDPLANSLSVTVPKWVDVLHFNFSYHTEHHLFPSMSPKYYPLVKKHIKEMWPERYHEMPMGKAIVALWKTPRVYFQQRKLIEPKQGNVYGSLGNGLNPAQIKFRKIELEKGKNLTKTAKDKLNITNVTNLMKDQ, from the coding sequence ATGAAAGAATTTCAAACGTTCGGATGGTATGCCAAGCAAATTTCTCCACTTTTGCCAAAGGAAGCATTTAAGCCCGTCCCTTCTCGTCTATTTGGTGGTCTCGCCTATTTACTTGTAACCTTCGCCGGTTTCCTCACAATAGGTTTGTTCGATCTCCACCCTTTTTGGTATTTCATGATTTCCATCATTTTAGGGACTAGTTTTGCAGGATTAGGTTTTTTAGGGCATGAAATATTGCACGGGACCGTCGTACGAAAATCTTGGTTAAGAGATTTACTAGGTGGGATTGCATTTTTTCCATTATGCACAGGACCAAAGCTTTGGATAAAATGGCATAACGTCAATCATCATGTACACACCCAAGATGAAGAGTTAGACCCTGATGCGTGGCCAACTTTAGAAAAGCTTACGAAAAGTCGATTTTTACGCTGGATTTATAAAATTCCGTTTCAAATACGTGCATTTTTTGCTTTTTGTGGTCTTTCAGTTACCTTTACGATCCATTCCATTAAAATGCTAATTCATTTTTTAAAAGATTTTCATCCGAAAAACAGAAAGGTTGTTTTAGGACAATTTATCATGCCATGGGCAACATGGATAACTTTGCTTGTTGTGATCGGATTTGAAAAATGGTTTTTTGCCTTTTTACTCCCGTTACTAATCGGGAATTTCATTGTTATGAGCTACATTTCAACGAATCACCGATTGAATCCGCTCGTACCTGTAAATGATCCATTAGCGAACAGCCTTTCGGTAACAGTGCCAAAGTGGGTAGATGTTTTACATTTTAATTTTTCGTATCATACCGAGCATCATTTATTTCCAAGTATGAGTCCGAAATATTATCCATTAGTAAAAAAACATATTAAAGAAATGTGGCCGGAACGATACCATGAAATGCCTATGGGAAAAGCAATAGTAGCCTTATGGAAAACTCCACGTGTGTATTTTCAACAAAGGAAACTAATTGAGCCGAAGCAAGGAAATGTATATGGATCACTTGGCAATGGATTGAATCCAGCACAGATTAAATTTCGAAAAATAGAATTAGAGAAAGGAAAAAACTTAACTAAAACAGCTAAAGACAAATTAAACATTACAAATGTAACGAATTTAATGAAAGATCAATAG
- a CDS encoding ATP-binding cassette subfamily F protein uup (product_source=KO:K15738; cath_funfam=3.40.50.300; cog=COG0488; ko=KO:K15738; pfam=PF00005,PF12848,PF16326; smart=SM00382; superfamily=52540,58038) translates to MSILLVERLYKTYGEKVLFDHISFSIAEKERIGLIGTNGTGKSSLLKVIAGVESADDGGITRSNQMRIEYLAQEPELDPNLTVLDTIYDGNSDIMKAMRDYEWALSELGRDPENAKKQERLFQQQQRMEQLSAWEANTVAKTVLSRLGITDYSQKVQHLSGGQKKRVAIARALIQPADLLILDEPTNHLDNETIEWLEGYLAQYKGAILMVTHDRYFLNRVTNRIFELDKGKLYTYEGNYETFLEKKAEREALAVQNEMKRQKILQRELAWLRRGAKARTTKQKARIDRIEKLQEQTFTTQQGELDFAIGTKRLGKKVIEVKGISKSFAGKKLVENFNYLLTPGERLGIIGPNGSGKSTLLNMLAGRMKPDSGTIEIGETVKIGYYTQDHEEMDENLRVVEYIKEVAEVVKTVDGQIITAEQMLERFLFPRSHQWTYIHRLSGGERRRLYLLRVLMEEPNVLFLDEPTNDLDTETLGVLEDYLEQFPGVVMTVSHDRYFLDRVVDHLLVFEGNGVISRFQGSYSDYLEMKKQQEQQKEKTEKKPTQKKERRKKLSYKEQKEWETIEERIAELEDKKKQLEQEIAEAGSDFDRIQTLYEEQQAVEEELEKAIERWTELSILVEEMEG, encoded by the coding sequence TGCTGGGGTCGAATCAGCAGATGACGGAGGGATCACTCGTTCTAATCAAATGCGTATTGAATATTTAGCACAAGAACCTGAATTAGATCCGAATTTAACCGTGCTTGATACGATTTATGATGGGAACTCAGATATAATGAAAGCGATGCGAGATTATGAATGGGCCCTTTCAGAATTGGGACGAGACCCTGAAAATGCGAAGAAACAGGAGCGTTTATTTCAACAGCAGCAACGAATGGAACAATTAAGTGCATGGGAAGCGAATACAGTTGCGAAAACGGTGCTATCACGATTAGGAATTACCGATTATTCTCAAAAGGTTCAGCATTTATCTGGAGGGCAGAAAAAGAGAGTAGCGATTGCTCGTGCGTTAATTCAACCAGCTGATTTACTCATTTTAGATGAGCCAACAAACCATTTAGATAATGAAACGATTGAATGGCTAGAAGGATATTTAGCTCAATACAAAGGAGCCATTTTAATGGTGACACACGATCGCTACTTTTTAAATCGTGTCACTAACCGTATTTTTGAACTAGATAAAGGAAAACTTTATACGTATGAAGGAAACTATGAAACATTCCTTGAGAAAAAAGCAGAACGAGAAGCTTTAGCGGTTCAAAATGAAATGAAGCGGCAAAAAATTTTGCAGAGGGAGCTAGCATGGCTTCGCAGGGGGGCAAAAGCACGTACGACAAAGCAAAAAGCAAGAATTGATCGGATTGAGAAACTGCAAGAACAAACGTTTACAACTCAACAAGGAGAGCTCGATTTTGCCATTGGCACAAAACGACTCGGGAAAAAAGTGATTGAAGTAAAGGGGATTTCCAAATCGTTTGCTGGTAAGAAGCTTGTTGAAAACTTTAACTATTTATTGACACCAGGTGAGCGTTTAGGAATCATTGGTCCAAACGGAAGCGGCAAGTCAACTTTATTAAATATGTTAGCGGGCCGTATGAAGCCGGATTCAGGAACGATTGAGATCGGAGAAACCGTAAAAATCGGCTATTACACACAAGATCATGAGGAAATGGATGAAAACTTACGCGTTGTTGAATATATTAAAGAAGTTGCAGAGGTTGTGAAAACCGTTGATGGTCAAATCATAACAGCTGAACAAATGTTAGAACGCTTTTTATTTCCGAGATCTCATCAATGGACATATATCCATCGATTATCGGGTGGGGAAAGAAGACGTCTTTATTTGTTGCGTGTATTAATGGAAGAACCGAATGTGTTATTTTTAGATGAGCCAACGAATGATTTAGATACAGAAACGCTAGGTGTTTTAGAAGACTACCTTGAACAGTTTCCTGGCGTAGTGATGACAGTTTCCCACGATCGCTACTTTTTAGATCGTGTTGTCGATCATTTACTTGTTTTTGAAGGAAATGGAGTCATCTCTCGTTTCCAAGGAAGTTATTCCGACTACTTAGAAATGAAAAAACAACAAGAACAACAGAAAGAAAAAACAGAAAAAAAGCCAACCCAAAAGAAAGAGCGTCGCAAAAAATTATCGTATAAAGAACAAAAAGAATGGGAAACAATCGAAGAACGCATTGCTGAACTAGAAGACAAAAAGAAACAACTAGAACAAGAAATTGCTGAAGCAGGTAGTGATTTCGACCGAATTCAAACGTTATATGAAGAGCAACAAGCGGTTGAAGAAGAATTAGAAAAAGCAATTGAAAGATGGACGGAGCTTTCAATCTTAGTAGAGGAGATGGAAGGATAG